A single window of Zea mays cultivar B73 chromosome 10, Zm-B73-REFERENCE-NAM-5.0, whole genome shotgun sequence DNA harbors:
- the LOC100278379 gene encoding uncharacterized protein LOC100278379 produces the protein MPPSITAKHRREGLRAVPGSFLRPPRGCSFIDLGACDDWRATISRRSGRAAVDRAAPWTRVCAAQILDEQATEDLGVQQVETAEQELVEGEGHVVQEKPPNEEFDLI, from the exons ATGCCACCGTCGATTACTGCCAAACACCGTCGTGAGGGTCTGCGGGCTGTGCCCGGAAGCTTCCTTAGGCCGCCGCGGGGGTGCTCGTTTATCGACTTGGGCGCGTGCGACGATTGGCGGGCAACAATTTCTCGTCGGAGTGGGCGCGCCGCCGTAGATCGCGCCGCGCCGTGGACCAGGGTCTGTGCGGCCCAAATCCTAG acgagcaagccacagaggatctaggggttcagcaggtggagactgctgagcaggagctcgttgaag GAGAAGGACATGTGGTTCAAGAGAAGCCGcccaacgaggagttcgacttaatctag